The segment AATCATTATCTATACAACTTCAGTCTGATGAAGGACGGCTTGACTAGGAATAGTTTAGAAGATGGGTTTGTTGAGCCCTGTGCTTTTTACTTGATGGTGCAGACGTGCTGCGTTTCTTACCTCACAAATCTGATGGCCTGCTCTCTAGTGCTGACCACATGCTGAGTGGCAGACAGCAGAACAGGATTCGAACCTTCCCCCGTGCTCATCATTAGAATGACGTACAAAATCCGATGGAAAACCCGACGAACCGTCTGAAAAGATTTATTTTCAGTTTAAGTTTTCATTAAGGTGCACTCTCTCTCTTTTTATAGTACTTTACTCGCATTACAGTCGCAGCACTGTTTTCATAAAGCATGTCTGTAAATACGCTGCGGAAGTGCCGCGCTAAttatttatgaatatattttCCGTGCCTCTTAATTGTGAAACACAAAAGGGGGATAAGACTTCGCAATCCGTGGAAATCAGATGCCAATTAAAATGCTCAGCAGCCGAAAGGTTACTGCCCATTTCATTTTATACCTGATCTCCTTCCCCGTGCATCGGAGAACACAGCAGCCGGAGTCCATGATAGGCCAGTTCAGGGAGGCTTTTCATTCTGGTAATATCCCTGCAAGAAATCAGATTCAGTATACTAGTAATAATATTCCACAAACAACTGGAGTTACCTGTACAATATCAAAAGAATAGCTCACTTCTATGACAGAAATGCATTTAGATTAGAACACTGCATCACTTTGTATGCCTtgagtatatacagtacaattgttacaagatatcacattatttttacatacaattccccatttatacagttgggtttttactggagcaatctaggtaaagtaccttgctcaagggtacagcagcagagtccccctcctgggattgaacccacgaccctccggtcaagagtccagagccctaaccactactccacactgctgcccactgaaGAAGACGCTGGATACAAGACTACATCTCTATTTTATTActcgtttatttagcagacgcctttatccaaggcgacttacagagactagggtgtgtgaactatgcatcagctgcagagtcacttacaattacgtctcacccgaaagacggagcacaaggaggttaagtgacttgctcagggtcacacaatgagtcagtggctgaggtgggatttgaaccggggatctcttggttacaagcccttttctttaaccactggaccacacagcctcctatgaagtCCACATTTAGACAACTGAATGGTCTGTTGAATTATCGTTATAATATAAACAGGTTCGACTGTATgccttaatgttttaaaatagataataatggtagtgtgtgatatgatcATTTCATGCCCGCCCAAGGGGTGGGATGCTACACAAACACTGATGGCGAAGCCTCAAGGGGTTTATGTAAGCGTCACACCCTGAGGGTGGACATTAAATTCTCATTCATCACACACTACTCCAtgaagtattttttataatctctagTGAGCAATTTTTGTTTCCTGGCTGAGAAGCGATCGAGAGAAGACAGCAATTATGTGAGGTACGGTTAGAATTCCTTTCAGTCTGACAGCATGCACTGGGGTCGCGCTCTGTTACTGGTGTTAATGAGCGCGCGTTTCCAGTAATAACCAGCTGGTTATTATGGAatatatcaactggatgagcccattgaaaaaacaGCTCACCAGTTATttcaatttcagttttaaaaatatttgtagtaCTTGaataactttttaatttttttaacatgctGAATACTCCAATCAAATAAAATGTTGACTTGTGTGACCTTTAAAAGAAATCCCAAATCAAACACATACACAGTGGATTCTCTAGAGGGAGCGCCAGCATAGAATAATAACAAACCAACAGAGGGACCAACAGGAAAACTTACGCCGCGCCAGTAAAATCTACAAGTCCAACGACAGGCTCAAAGTTCGTAAGCTCAATCAAgatctaaaaagaaaaagaaaaaagaatgataGTGTCCAACAATTTTAAACTTCCTACAATTACTGAATGGCAAtgtcagctgaaataaaaaaaaaaaaagcccttttgCTGGAAATCTGGACGGAAAGTTACGCTTTGTAATTGAACATTTTCTTGGTGACGTTTTCAGAGCTGGTCGCCATCTGACCGGCTGTGTTGTTACCTGCAGGCAATGCTGGACACTCTGGGGCTTATCCTTGAGAGGGAATCTAGGCAGGAGCCTCAGGAGGTTTTTGAGCAGGGAGAAGATACCCTCTCGAACCTGGAGCAAATCCTGTCCAGAAAAATagacctcctcctcctcgtcgccGTCGTCAAACTCCTCATCAATCTACAAATGGGAGGAGGAGAGAACAAAACTGAAACAGACAGTAGTTTATTTCATTTATGAActgcattttctttattattttccccTGATGCTTATGCAACAACAACAGTCACATGTGAAGTGTTTTACACAGCAGTGCCCTGCAGTACAAGTCTTGGCTTTGTGTGCTGAAGAGAGCTGGTTGGATTTGATGATGTGTTTTCTTACTCCTTATTTATGGTGTTTTATGCCGTTTGCTGTGGTGTTGTGAGCCTCTTGCCGGGTCGtctttgtaaatgagaatttgttctcaatatTGACTTATCTAGAtcaataaaggttttgattgattgatttgcaaACACCACAAACAAGTAAGTATTCAACCCATATAGAATAACAATTATAATAGACAGCATTGTAAAAATAAGCACAGACAAGGGCAATTGAAGGAAGAAATGCAGCATTAAGTGACCTCCGACTCATCCCTTCTGGCCGGTCTGCCCCTCTTCCTGCCTTTAGGGTCGCTCTGGGAGCTCTTGACCGCATCCTTCTTGCGTTTTCTCCCGGACTCGGACTCCTGTGGCCAGCTCTTCTTCAGGGTGTCCAGGCACTTGTCAAACAGCACCGGGTGAAAAATCCTGTTGGCTACACTACCTGCACCATGAAACGAAACAGAAATgactgtaataaataaaacaaaacatttgaacaTACAGACTCGACATGTAAATGCACACTGGACATTCTCAAGTTTTAAAGACTGGAAAGAGTCAGAGAAACCTCCATGTAGTTTTaggattaatatttaaatatagttcATTTCACAGTAAGTACTACTAAaacacaatatgaaataggatgcaacaggttaggattacaacaagtgaTATCTACAGTggcatattagtagtgcaatagtgcatggGTAGTGCAAATGTGTACAGGTTCTTGCCTGGGATTTCAAGAAGAAGGAAATAGAGTCCAGCGGCGTGCAGGGCGTATTCCCGCTGTGCCACGCTGGCCGCCTTGTTCTGGACCAGCTGTACAAAGTGATATAACAGAGCTACCAGGGCGCTGGGGGAAACATCGCTCTCCGAAAACCGGCTCCAGACACTctgcagacaaaacaaaacacagtggttTGCTGCCATTCATTCGGAAGGAGCCTTTCCTTCTTCAGTGCCGTTTTACCCAGGTCATTTTAACAACAAACCGGAGCGCTGGGTCCAAGTCTGGCTCAAACCGACATGGCTTTATCTGACTACATGAGTAAAGGGCTCGCCCTTCGCCTTTGAAAGTTCAAGTGCAGTTGTGCTGTCAGGGGTTGACAACAGGGAAAACAATGTTTTTCAACATTGAACAGGTGACCTAGACAGAGAGCGGTGGAATCCTACATTTTCTATAATCTACCCAGATATAAAGAGGTCTTTAATGATAAGCATAGTTGACTACATTGCATACAGCTCAACAAAACACGGCAGCATGGACACTATCAATTGCCTCTGACAAAACTGTCTGAAATACCAGGCAGGGTAGTCTCTGTAATGGGCCAAAATATTACTAGTTTAATCAAACTGCTACACGTGTCCCTGCTTGCCCCCTCCAGGAAAGGTGACTCTGGGAGataagatgggggggggggggggggcatcatcAGTCTTACTTCAGTATTTCCATGCTCTTCTGTTGCAAAAGGAAGCAGGCATTTGTACACCTTCTTAAACGCCTCCAGTCCGTATTCAGTTATCTCGCCCTCGATGCGGTAATCCAACGGCTCTGTCTCAGTGAAGTCCAGCTCCCAGATAGTATCCACCCACACTGCAGGAGAAATCAGGGCAGGGAAACCAAACGAACGTGTGACGCGGTGGGGTTGCCAAGACAACAAAACACATCAGGCTCTAAATCGAAAGTTTAGAACCCCGCCCGATTGTATAACGGGCCCGTTCTGCAAAAGGCAGTTCTGTAGTTACACGTTATGACGTCATTATTGTACAGGATGCTTAAACGTTACATTTTCTGATGTCATatttcaaaaaaaacaaacaaacaacaaaacacaacccATTGAAATAATTaatatacacatgcatttacaATTTAGTGTACATGTGtacaaactataaataaataaataaataaataaataaataaataaataaatagatagataatgaatggcagtttttttttttttttggtaataagCCCAACAGTTTGCTGGCAGctaataatttaatattaatatgGCATACAATTACATGAGCCACAACTACGACCTAATTTCTAACCTCACCCTtaactgtttaaaagaaaatagttCTGAAACTATTTGTATAAAACTGCACTACAACATtactaataaatacatgtatcAATTTAAAATCTCAAGAAGCAACAACAAACGCTGTTAACACACGACTGGTTCTACTTAGCAAGAATGCAGCAGTTCTAGTATTTACGCTAAATGTTACAATGCAAAACAATTTCGGCAATTCAAAAGCAATGCTGTCCTTAGTTTATGGGCAATCTAACTGATGCATGCTTGCTTTCTTaaattttatttcagtattacaCAGGCACGCTGTTTTCTGACACTAACCACCTGCGTCAAATCAGTACAGACTCACCATTGGGGACACTCTTTATTTTCATTAATTCCAAAGTTCCCAGCAAATCCATTTTTACTGATTTCTGTCAACATTGAAATCCCCGCGCCAAAACAAAAACCTGACGCAGGAGCACGACTATATCCGGGTTCCCGGCTAGTAGTAATATCCTTGCTTCCTTGACACTAAAACTTCTCGTTTTTATTTCATACTGTTGTCGCTCAGTTTACTAGCTTTGCTACATACATTACGTTTATaaactttgtattattttatctGAAGGGGTTATGAAACTAGGCCATTTTGGCATGGGAACAGTTTTCTGGTAATAAACTGCATAGCTTGTTGAGCCAACATGGCGGATATATAGGGGTGCAGTTTCTTAAGTTGGTCAAACAAACAGGAAGTAAGGGGTGTGCGACTTGGGTTAAAATGGTATATATTAATCATatacgttttttttgtttaaaattcaaTATAATTTTGCTGGTTTTAGCGGCAAACACGACATCAGTAACTCTCTGGGGCACAATGTTATTAGATGTCGCATTACTAGGTCGAACAAACTTGCCAGTGACAccaaaaaaaagtgaaacagagtgaataaaatataaacagtACAGCTGGCTGATTTAAACGGTGCACGAATATTGTTAAGCCCATTAAAAAGGCatatcagaaataataataataacaatatttaaagTGTTGCCACCGAAGACCCCATGTCTGTTGTAAGGACGACGCCTCCCGTGTTGCGCCTGCGCACTGAGAGGGGAAGCTGTACGGACCTTAGACATTGCTACATTGTAAGAACTATACAGTACGTACCGTACTGCAACATTGAACATATCAGCCAGCATAGTGTGTCATTATCGTACAAAAAATAAGCAAGTACAGAAAATAAACACCTGGCCAGAGCATATCACAGCCCTGATCAGGTGGACGTTTTAGAACAAGAGCGAGCGAGCGATCTGAATGCGTGATtgatcaaaaaaacaaaaaaaacccgaaAGAAGTCTACTAGTACTACTGGATACGGCTGTGCAGCAATGAGCTTTTTCAGTTTTGGACAAAGTGCAGAAATCGATTTAGTGCTGAATGATGCAGAGACGAGGAAAAAAGTTGAACACAAAGCAGAGGACGGGAAGAAGGACAAGTATTTTCTCTTCTACGACGGGGAGACCGTCTCCGGAAAAGTCAACGTTACCCTCAAGAACGCAGGAAAGAGGCTCGAGCACCAAGGCATCAAAATAGAATTTATTGGGCAGATCGGTAAGTGGTTGTCATTGCAAGGCCTGCTTCTGTGTACTGATCTGCACTCATTTAAACACAGTGCCCCCGAGACTTTGAAATAGCACAGTACTATCGGGTGGTTTTAGCATGGCAAATTATACACGGTACTGCATTGCAAAAAACCAAACACAGTACCATTTTACAGATACTGTAAACGTAAACCGAATTTCctaatgtaatgtattattatttaagtttttgTTAGCATCACGTCTACAGTCAATATTTTGTCTATTTTAGCTTGCAAAATGATGTTGTACGTAAAAACTGTCATTGTGCCTTTGCTTGAGCTTGCATGTTGCAGACCTTTTAAAAGTTCCCCACAGTACAGAAAACTgtagtggaagcatggtaaaaaaTAGAGGTGTGATAATGCATGTTAATAAACacggtaaactatgggaaatgcatagtatagccataggaaaagcatgataaaactgaaaaaaataccatggtaTACTTCTATAGGGAGATGCTCCACCTGTAGTAAAAATGATGTTGTATATTACCATGGTAATTAATGCAGgatgtgttttattaacactttaTTGATGATGCGACCCTCGCATTAATTGAATGAAAATCATAGCGGTGCCATAGCCATTCCAAAGTACAGCTGTGATGGCACACTGGCGCCAGAAACTGaacttgctgttgtgtgtgtatgaGCTGGAGCAGTAGCAGTCCTGCCAACCCGCTCTTCTTCATGTCAAGGTTGAGCAATCTCACTGCTGACAAAGCCATGTAATGTTGCCTCAATCTGCTGCTTCAGCAGCCGTGTACTGTAGGTCATGAATGCTTGAGATGTGTAGGCTGGTGCTCAAGCAGTCTGGGTGGATTTTAAAGTCGTGTGCAGTGCTGTAGCATGTGGTTCCCACCCCGGTCACATTGCCAGGATCTAGATCTGATTAGATCTCTTACGCTCAATCCTGCGTGCAAACACAAAAGGCTGATATGGGGGCAGGTTTAATAAGGCTGAGTGATAACATCGTCAAACAGACATCTTTGGAAACACAGATGATGATGAGAAAACATTTCTGTTGCTTCCTCTTTGGGGTCTGGTGCTCGTTTCCTTGAAAAGCATTCATGCACTGAATGAAACACTTCAACACAACTGTAAACGCGCCCGCTGGAACAGCAGTGACACATGAATGCATGGTAGCTAGAGTCTACAGTGTGACCAATTCCAAGACCTGCTGTTTAAACTGAATACATAAAGAGGCTTTAATGTCCTACAGTACTGACACCATTACTACTTCATACCATCAATAACTGACTCGCACCTGATTTGGAGCAGTGGTATGTTTGTCAACACAAGTTAAATCTATATCGGCATAGTTATTGATCTTTGCTGTAAGTTTTAGATGGTAGCAACTGTTCTCTGGCTGCCTGTGACATTTTTCCTACACCTAGATATTATTTGTAACTTAGACATGTTTTGCTGATATACTCACACAATACAGATTGTGAATAGTTGCCTCTTAATGAGATTTAATGTAAATGTGGTTTGGCACATAGTTTTGAATAAATTACACATGCTGTATATAGGTCAATATATCTGCAGTTAAAAAAACAGTTCATTTCAATCATGTGATTCCCCCATTTGTTAATCCGGCAGGAAACACAAAGTGAACAAAATcacatttgtaaatatttaaaatgctgtCTGTTTAACCTTCACACTGACACAAGTACcataatgtatacagtatatcattataGCCCCTATAAAAGCTGGTGGTGCCATTCACTTATATTGCACCGGGTCGTTAAGCCTTAGCTTCAGATTCAATGTGGGATCACAGCTGAAATTACTGTAGTGCCGACAGCTCTGCAGCCAAAAGCAGCCCAGTAATTATTGTAGTACGGTGTCAGTTTTGCTTTCTCGGATCACAGCCATTTAATAAAAGCTACTTCGTAAACCCATGAATCGCAGAAATGAAAATGTGGTTGATGGGTAGAAATAGCATGAATACCACTGTCTGTGTTCTATATTAAAAACTACTGCTAATGAACCGGTACCACACCTGACTGCTGAAGTATCCATGTCTGTCTTAACACACGTGACTTAGCTGTTATCAAATTCTGGGTCAGTACAAGTACCATTGGACGTGGTGTTTGTAGCAGAAGAGCACcatgttttttaaatctgtccTTCTTCCTGTTTCCAGAGCTGTACTACGACAGAGGGAACCACCATGAGTTTGTGTCCCTGGTGAAAGACCTGGCCCGGCCAGGAGAGCTCACTCAGTCTCAGACCTTTGACTTCGAGTTCACACACGTGGAGAAACCATACGAGTCCTACACGGGCCAGAATGTGAAGCTAAGGTGAGGAGACTGAAACTCCGAGGGCTCtcagagaaacacagcaagtctGGGCCTGGGACTCTGACATAGATCTAATTTAACTCTAGAGACAAACCATTCAGTTAAAGATTAATGGCGCTTTCAGTAAATGATTCAGTTATTCCACTTCCTTTCATCTTTTACTTTGGTGTTTCATGCATGGATTAATTATTACTTTGAGTATTGCGTTATGAATGTGAGGTGAAAGGCCTTACTGCAGATTAGCTGTCATGTTCTGTACTCAACACGGCAAACGCATTGAGAGTTCTAGATATCTAGAATATGAAAATAGACGTCTGCCCCACATCACTCGACTAGCTCTTTCAATGTACTGCACGAATCCTATACTCTATCAGCTTTATTGTGCTGTTCGGATAACTATTTAGCACAGGTTAGGATGAGTAAATTCATTTGTAACTCCTACCTCTCCCTTCATGGGTGAGCGCATCATGAGACCAGATTTTTCAACTGATGATTGCTTAGGTAGTGAGAAGATAACTACCTAGAAATCAAAGATGCTTCTGTATATCAGTGTTTCATTGAGGGTGTTTGCCTTCGGGCTTAGATGAGCGAAGGCGGTGCAATACGACTACTGCTACTGATAGTAACTATGATTGTTGCATGCCGGCTGTCCTGTCATGTGAGTTTATAAGACCTCTGGTTTTCCAGGTACTTCCTGAGAGCGACGATCAGCCGGAGGCTGAACGACGTCGTCAAGGAGATGGACATCGTCGTGCACACGCTCAGTACGTACCCTGAGCTCAACTCCTCCATCAAGATGGAGGTGGGGATTGAGGACTGCCTGCACATCGAGTTTGAGTACAACAAGTCAAAGTAAGGCAGAAAGCTGTCTGCATGCATGGCTGCCTTGCTATGCAGGGGCACCCACAGATGTCAGTCACTGTAGGATGCCTTGCACAGGAGAGCGCAAGGGTCCTGTCCCATTTAACACACTCAATAAAATGCATATATTCAACATGCATTCGTACAGTACAAAACACGGTTTTCCCATGTTTACAGGTTACAGTACTTGTGATTCTAATGGGAATTTTAGAttttggtgcaaaaaaaaaaaagataacaaaatTCCATTGATATTAAGTACTCCCattaaaaatgcagtttttctaaaagcaaacaataaataaatagcactaattattatttctaacagggATGGAACTAAGGCTCCTattcatagcagtttcacccattactacaagcttgattaatcaCAGTGAATAggtaacaggctcaggtgtgtctgattaaactggTAGTAAAACCAGgcctggatcaaactgctctgcaatgggagtcttctttcagATGTAGTGCATAGATACTTTCACTGTCTTTCGGTTTcactgtcttttttttctgtcatctatTTGTATTTGGGTCTTCCTTCCTCAAATCTAGCCACCTGTTCCAGCCGTATCAGCAGGGCATGGCTGGTATTAATAGGtcagtttaaaacatgttaaGAGGAAGTGGTGCATGCACTTTATCACACAGCCCATAATAAAATACTGTTGAGTTTTCCGTTTAGTTTTTTGCCCATCTCTGAGTAAACACAAGATGTTTACTCAGAGAAGTAGATTGCTGTCTGCTACAGGGGTGCAGTGTTAATTAACACAGCTTTTCATGTACTCCCAGCAGCTCGCCCTGGCCCTGGACTgacctgtatctatttatttatttgccatttTAGGTACCACCTAAAGGATGTGATCGTGGGGAAGATTTATTTCCTGCTGGTGCGAATCAAGGTCAAGCACATGGAAATCGACATCATCAAACGGGAAACCacgggcacgggccccaacgTGTACCACGAGAATGAGACGATAGCCAAGTATGAGATCATGGACGGAGCGCCAGTGAGAGGTACTGCAGGGAGACTGCTGTCCTTCAGGGACTGTCCCCGTTTACTCCAGCAGAACCCCTTATCAATTCACTGTacacagggttggggtcaatacctgtttttcaattccaattcgaATTCCTTTTTAGAATCTGTTCCCACTTCCAATTCCAAATTTCCATTCCCTTGCAATCAATTCCAACACGTCACTGATCAGAATTGAAGCGAGTTTTTCAACAGCGGCTACAAATtccttaaattgaagtcactgtccGCCCAtcaaattggcttcaaatgaaagcagttcagAACAATAGCAGTAATTGTTATGgctctaaaatatcaattgcaATTCCTTGGAAGTCattggaattgatttttaaaaatgaattggaattgaaaaacaggaactgacccTCAACCCTGGCTGTAGagcttttgttttccagactgGGGTCCTCTTGCATAAAATTGCGACCCTTATGCACTGATCACGTCTGTCTCACTCTGCATTATCAACACAACTAtcttgattttgcaccaaactGATTGAAATGCATAACCTGAGAATACCCCAGAGTCAACATTGCAAAGCAGAACCCTAGTCAAATGAAGGGCTTCTTATCATTGAGTCAGTACCGCATGTGATCCCTGTTTCTGCTCTGTTCAGGGGAGTCCATTCCCATCAGGCTGTTCCTGGCTGGCTACGAGTTGACGCCCACCATGCGGGACATCAATAAGAAGTTCTCAGTGCGGTACTACCTCAACCTGGTGCTGATAGACGAGGAGGAGAGACGCTACTTCAAACAGCAGGTAGCCACTGGTCGAGCTCTCCTCAAATCCCAGTGTGCTTTATTGCTATTTCGAGTTCAACAATGCAACGTTAAAAAACAAGTTTGCTAAAACTGTTAACTGAATACAACTGCAAGTTGAGAACTCTTCCCGTCTTGCATTCCACTGCTCTGCCttctcagtcagtcagtcagagtGCTCAATTTCTCCCACACAGTGTTGTTAATGTATGAATGTCCCTGCTTAAAGGTAAGCACCCCAAGGTCCAGCACATTCCCAGAAAACTCTGATTTGAAGAGATAAGAGGTTTACAAACgatccactagagggagcaatgCTATAGAAGAATTATACAACATGTGTGCTCTTTGACATAGGGTTAGGTGATTAAGGTGTTGCATTGTTTTCTGTAGGGGTTTGACCTTTTTTGAAAATCAGAATGATTTTGTGGATGATTTGAGGTTTCCGGTTTCCAATGTTGttcatcacctttcacaaacaacttAAACCCAAATAGAGATGCTTTATTTGATTTCAAAACATAATTCTACCCACGTCCCACTGTTTCATCAAATAACAGCCATACTTTAATGGGTAAACAATTAACTAAAAACAGATGAATAAATGGCATTGCTTTAGGAAGCAATTCTCACCGGCTCTTGTTTCCCCCAGGAAATCACGCTGTGGCGCAAAGGTGACATCGTGAGGAAGAGCATGTCCCACCAGGCAGCCATCGCGTCCCAGCGATTCGAGGGCTCCTCAAGCATCGAGAGCAAGATGCAGGCGCAGGCACAGGCACAGGCCAAGGAGGATGGGAACTAAACCAGCAGCCACATCCCGACCTCTCCTAACAGACTGTGGGAAAATATATACCGTACCGCCCCTTCAGCCCtcctccccccgcccccctgcCCAAACTCACCATCACCACTGGCTAGGGAACTTAGAAAAAGGGATCTGAGAATGAGAGGGTCAGCCTTAAAAGAGATGGTATGTACTTTGGAACCCCACTAGACcaacatggagctgttcttcccCTGCCcagtctgctct is part of the Acipenser ruthenus chromosome 39, fAciRut3.2 maternal haplotype, whole genome shotgun sequence genome and harbors:
- the LOC117397247 gene encoding vacuolar protein sorting-associated protein 26B-like, with translation MSFFSFGQSAEIDLVLNDAETRKKVEHKAEDGKKDKYFLFYDGETVSGKVNVTLKNAGKRLEHQGIKIEFIGQIELYYDRGNHHEFVSLVKDLARPGELTQSQTFDFEFTHVEKPYESYTGQNVKLRYFLRATISRRLNDVVKEMDIVVHTLSTYPELNSSIKMEVGIEDCLHIEFEYNKSKYHLKDVIVGKIYFLLVRIKVKHMEIDIIKRETTGTGPNVYHENETIAKYEIMDGAPVRGESIPIRLFLAGYELTPTMRDINKKFSVRYYLNLVLIDEEERRYFKQQEITLWRKGDIVRKSMSHQAAIASQRFEGSSSIESKMQAQAQAQAKEDGN